The Drosophila sulfurigaster albostrigata strain 15112-1811.04 chromosome 3, ASM2355843v2, whole genome shotgun sequence genomic sequence TATGCTTAAGTCATCGTCACTTACAATCCAACAGAGCATCGCCTGCCGCATCGTTCTCCAGCCGACAAATGTGTCTGAAGTTCTCGATGAAATTCGCAGGCGCTTGGAATGTGCGCACAATCTTCTCCTCGGCGCCACTGGCAAATCTGTAACGCGAGAGCAGGGCCAGCGTTTGCATGTCATAGCCATGCACCTGAGGACGCGCCAACTCATGCCACGTGGGCGTCTGTTCACCCTGAATCCAAGGCGCATGCAGACGTGTCGTTTGATCAGCCGACACAGTCATCAGATAGCTTCCATCGTGTTCCCAGGCCAAGTCACGCACTTGGCCATAATGGCCGCTGACAATCACATTCGAAGTCCAGCGTTGTGCGTGCTCCTCGCTCTGATTCCAGATGTGAAAGCCGCCCTGATAACTGTGACCCATAATTGAGCGACCATCGTGCGAGAACTTGCCGCCAAAGAAGCCCATAGAATTCCCACCAACCTCACCAACGCGCACCTGCTCCAACCACACGCCCTCCTCGGTGGGCGCCCAAACGATCAGCGTTTTATCAATGCAGGCGGAAAGTAGTCGAAGTTCTGAATATAAAAGagttaaaattaacattgtgTCATAGGATATATTTTACACTGCTTACCATTATTGACATTCTTGTGCCAGTGAACGCCATAGACCCAACCTTCGTGGCCATAGAGCACAGATTCCAGCGTGATTCCATACCACGATTCTTTGCTCAGTTGTATGATCTTCTCCTCGACACGAATTTCTCCAGTGTCTGTTTCGTTAAAATTGAGAATGTCGACAACATTCTCGCGCACCTGTTGCTCTGTACGTGGCGCAATGCGCCACAGGCGTATGAAGTTATCCTGCGATCCACTGGCCAGCAACAAATCATCGCCATCCTGGACAAAATCAAGACCACGCACCCAATCCTCGTGACCGCTCAGTGTATGTACCTTTTCAAACGCATCACTTGGGTGTTGCACCCACAGAGACACGGTCTCGTCATCCCCACTTGTTGCTAGTAGCGCCTTATCACTGTGGGGCAACAATGTGAGGCGCAACGAGAAAACGAAGCCTCCATTCAGTTCTACAGTTTGAATGCAGCTGATCTCATCATTCTGTTGCAAATGCCACAGTTTAATGCTGTTATCAGCGGCTGCAGTAGCCAGTAACCAAAGTTCCGTTGATAATCGTACGCCATCTACAGCATTGACGCCACTTGAATGTCCCTTGAGCACAATGCGCTTCTTAGCACCGGTGTCATCCAATTGCCATAAAACTGCATTGCCATCATCGCCGCCCGAAAGCAAATGTTGGTCATCCAGCCACTTGACGGTATTCACACGCTTCGTGTGCTCCACCAATGTGTACAGTATCTTGGCTGAATTGCCATTGTACTGCAATAATTAATTgagtttataaacaaaatcacaaatattgttattgttgtgcgACTCACTCGTGGATTTAACACAACAACTGCATTACAACCGCCGTAGGCAATTAAACCACTTGGACCCCAATCGGCGCATTCTGTGGTGCGATTGCAGGCCACCGAAGtgtacaaatttgtaatttgcatgctattttaatatttatttaatatagtatttatatattcgcttattgttgttttacACGTGTGTTCACTGAGCGTTCAATAACTGCAAAACTGCGGCGGCTCTCAGCTGTTAAGCAAACAGCTGTTGCGTCGGTGAAAGCGAGACAACTATATAGTTGTTTAACTGTATTGTCATACAACGctgtacaaaaaataaatacaaactcaacaaataaatttttgtatttatggcTTAAATTGTATGCTTAAgtgcaaaattattttatttgagtaattaaaaatttagtaactatacattaaataataattttaagtgAAATTCCTTGTGCATAAACAACATCAATATTTAGTGGAGCAACGCGACAACTCTGCgctgtttataaataaacattgttTGTGTGTACACTTGTGCGGTGGAAAAAAATGAGCGCACTATTGTAAAGAAAAAAGTGCAGCAGAACGAGGCGATCgcgtttaattaaaagtaatttgcataattgatTCGATTGTAGCATTGCTCACAATTACACctaaacgcacacacataagtGGCTACAAAGTTTGCTGACAGTTTTCTTAGTGCTCTGAGTCACTGCACATCATATTAattttggtgtttttgtttttttatcgCTATCTTGTGTCTAGGGAAAAATGCATGAATGTGTTTCGCCAGCAGCATAATCGAAGCGCATAAGAAGTTATTTATAGCGCCAGAGTTGGAGGCCACGCCCTCATCGACATTAGGTAGCAGCGGTAGACGTAAATCGGCCAACATAATGTCGCGCAGCAAGTCACGCCTGCAAACCGAAGTCTGCGGCGATTGTGGAGCAACGGGTGAGTGCGCAGAGGTGGATGGGTGATTGCAGCAACACTAATATTTATGTACTACACTAATAGATCCATCGTGGGCATCTATAAATCGCGGCATTCTGCTCTGCGCCGACTGCTGTTCGGTGCATCGCAGTTTGGGGCGTCATATATCTATTGTGAAGTCACTGCGCCAAGGCAACTGGGAGCCATCGGTGTTGAATTTTGTGAATTCTCTAAACGCGCACGGTGCCAACAGCGTCTGGGAGCATCATCTGCTCGACGGCGCCACGAATTCGTCTGGCGGTAAGCATGTGCCCCGCTGGCGCAAGCCAACACCAAAGGATGCACTGCATCCGACCAAGTCGGACTTCATCAAGGCCAAGCACGTGAATCTGAACTTTGTACTCAAGCCTAGCTTGCAAGACGACGATGACTCCAGtagcggcggcggtggcaacaATCTGGAGCAGGAGCTAAGCCGGCAACTGCATGCTAGTGTCCGCACCAGCAATCTGGAAACTTCGTTGCGCTTTCTGGTGCAAGGGGCCGATCCCAATTATTATCACGAGGAGAAGTGTTCAACGCCCTTGCACATGGCTGCAAAGTTTGGACAGGCTTCGCAGATTGAAATGCTGCTCATCTATGGCGCCGATGTCAAT encodes the following:
- the LOC133846228 gene encoding elongator complex protein 2, with product MQITNLYTSVACNRTTECADWGPSGLIAYGGCNAVVVLNPRYNGNSAKILYTLVEHTKRVNTVKWLDDQHLLSGGDDGNAVLWQLDDTGAKKRIVLKGHSSGVNAVDGVRLSTELWLLATAAADNSIKLWHLQQNDEISCIQTVELNGGFVFSLRLTLLPHSDKALLATSGDDETVSLWVQHPSDAFEKVHTLSGHEDWVRGLDFVQDGDDLLLASGSQDNFIRLWRIAPRTEQQVRENVVDILNFNETDTGEIRVEEKIIQLSKESWYGITLESVLYGHEGWVYGVHWHKNVNNELRLLSACIDKTLIVWAPTEEGVWLEQVRVGEVGGNSMGFFGGKFSHDGRSIMGHSYQGGFHIWNQSEEHAQRWTSNVIVSGHYGQVRDLAWEHDGSYLMTVSADQTTRLHAPWIQGEQTPTWHELARPQVHGYDMQTLALLSRYRFASGAEEKIVRTFQAPANFIENFRHICRLENDAAGDALLDSLPKGASVPSLGLSNKAVYTVETPEDKTAKAKDEYPDNYFVPITLQTPPQEETLMQNTLWPELQKLYGHGYELYALAATPDGTMLASTCRASNAEHAQIILWNTANWKQLEKLSGHQLTVTQLRFSPDARYLLSVSRDRRWSLYERQQPNEPLSSFALVANTDKTNGVHTRIIWACDWSHDGKYFATSSRDGKVVLWTKQEEQQQQPEKSSLNGWQAAGLLELKNESITAVSFAQSCLTDNSYVLAIGMESGLIKIYKFSEGKFQLSYDLNKDLAHHLTVKRLQFRPGQQTGNMQLASCGEDHLVRIYDITLTTH